Within Candidatus Polarisedimenticolia bacterium, the genomic segment AGATCGTCGATCCTCGGACCGGCACCGTGGAGGTCCGCTGGGACCGTAGCGTGGCGGCTTCCGGCGAGATACCTCGCGCCACCGAGCTGCGCCTTCCGGCGCGCGGCGCGATGCTGCGCCTGGAGATGCGCGAGCTGCGCTTCACCGCCCCCGAGACTTCTCTTTTCTCGCTGCTTCCTCCCGTCGGCTTCCATCCGGCGGAGCCGTCCGGACGATGAGAAGCCTGCACATTGCTCCGCACGCGAAGGTGAATCTGGGACTGCGCATTTTGGGGCGCCGGCCGGATGGCTATCACGATCTGGAAACCCGCTTCCAGACCATCGACCTGTGCGACGAGCTGGAGCTGCGCGAACACCCGCGCACCCTTCGCCTGCGGGTGGAAGGCACCGATCTGCCGTCCGATGACAGCAACCTGGTGATGCAGGCAGCGCGGCGTCTGCGCGACTCGAATCCGGGACTCCCGGGGGCCACCATCGTCTTGAGGAAGCGAATTCCAATCGCCGCGGGGCTCGGAGGGGGAAGCTCCAATGCCGGTGCCACACTGATGGGTCTGAACCACCTGTGGGACCTCAGGCTGCCGGAGGAGGAGCTGCGTGGGTTGGCGGCATCGCTGGGGGCCGACGTCCCTTTCTTCCTGGTGGGAGGATGCGCGCTGGGCTCGGGCCGCGGCGATATCCTCGCGGCGCTCGAGGATCTTCCGAGCTGCTGGCTGGCCCTGGTGCTGCCCGGGTTTCACTCTTCGACCCCGGAGGCTTTCAGGCTCTGGGACGCCCGTGCCGCAGTCGCTCCGGACCGCGAGGAGAGGGAGGGGTCACTCGTATCGGCGGCAGGGGACCTCTCGAGCGCGGCGCTGCACAACGATTTCGAGGCGGTCCTGTTCGAGCGCTTCCCGGTCCTCGCCGAGCACCGCGATCGGCTGCTGCGCTTGGGCGCCACGGCGGCGGCGCTGTCGGGCAGCGGCCCATCGCTTTACGGGGTTTTCGACTCCGAAGACACTCTCCGGCGCGCCCTCAACGATCCAGGCTGGGGAGCGGTGCAGCGACATGCCGCCGCGCCGGTGGGGCGCGCGGCATATCGGCGACGCCTGGGCATCCCTCTATCTGATTGAGCCGTGGAGTCTTGACAGCGCGCTGCGCGCGGTGCTAGGGTATACGCCCGCTTCGACAGGATCGGCGCGTGTGGGCGATCCGGTTCCGGCGGATCTCGCTGCATCCGGCTGGAATCGGTCCGCGGGGTACGCCCGCCCGCGGCGCCTTCCCGGCGAAGCTCCCATCGTTTCCTCGCGCGCAGTGAGTTTCGTTCTCGGGTGCAAGGAGCCACTGGGGCGTCGTCAAGCGGTAAGACACTGGACTTTGGATCCAGCATCCGGAGGTTCGAATCCTCCCGCCCCAGCCATTTGTCCGCGGGAGAGCCTATCGCGCCCGGTGCGCCGAGGGTGAGAGCCGATGAAGCAACGCGAGACGCAGGTCGACAGTACCCTCAAGGTCTTCGCGGGAAACGCCCATCCGCAGCTGACGCGCGAGATTTGCGACTACCTGCACGTCCCGCAGGGAATGCTGAACCTCACGCGCTTCAGCGACGGCGAGATCTACTGCCAGGTGCTGGAGAATGTCCGCGGCACCGACGTCTTCGCGCTGCAGCCGCTGGGACCTCCGGTCAACGAGAACCTGATGGAGCTGCTCATCCTGATGGACGCGTTGAAGCGATCCTCGGCACAGCGGATCACCGCCGTGATTCCTTATTACGGCTACGCGCGGCAGGACCGCAAGGACAAGCCGCGGGTGCCCATCTCGGCGAAGCTGGTCTCCGATCTGATTACTGCCGCCGGAGCGGACCGGGTCCTCACCATGGACCTGCATGCCCCGGCGATTCAGGGCTTTTTCGACATCCCGGTGGACCACCTGTTCGCGGCGCCGGTGATTATCGAGCACGTGGCCAAGCTGAAGATCCCGGACCTGGTGATCATCTCGCCCGACGCCGGCGGGGTCGAGCGCGCCCGCGCCTACGCCAAGCGGCTGCACGCCTCCCTGGCGATCATCGACAAGCGGCGGGTGGAGAAGAACGTCGCCGAGATCCTGCACGTCATCGGAGACGTCAAGGGAATGAACGCCCTGATCGTC encodes:
- a CDS encoding ribose-phosphate pyrophosphokinase encodes the protein MKQRETQVDSTLKVFAGNAHPQLTREICDYLHVPQGMLNLTRFSDGEIYCQVLENVRGTDVFALQPLGPPVNENLMELLILMDALKRSSAQRITAVIPYYGYARQDRKDKPRVPISAKLVSDLITAAGADRVLTMDLHAPAIQGFFDIPVDHLFAAPVIIEHVAKLKIPDLVIISPDAGGVERARAYAKRLHASLAIIDKRRVEKNVAEILHVIGDVKGMNALIVDDIVDTAGTLTGTVKALKQEGARKIYACFTHAVLSGPAQERLKASELEKVVVTNTIPVDATRQSEGRVEVLSIASLLGEAIKRIHNNSSVSSLFV
- the ispE gene encoding 4-(cytidine 5'-diphospho)-2-C-methyl-D-erythritol kinase, with the translated sequence MRSLHIAPHAKVNLGLRILGRRPDGYHDLETRFQTIDLCDELELREHPRTLRLRVEGTDLPSDDSNLVMQAARRLRDSNPGLPGATIVLRKRIPIAAGLGGGSSNAGATLMGLNHLWDLRLPEEELRGLAASLGADVPFFLVGGCALGSGRGDILAALEDLPSCWLALVLPGFHSSTPEAFRLWDARAAVAPDREEREGSLVSAAGDLSSAALHNDFEAVLFERFPVLAEHRDRLLRLGATAAALSGSGPSLYGVFDSEDTLRRALNDPGWGAVQRHAAAPVGRAAYRRRLGIPLSD